The region AGGTTCCTGAAGGTGAAGTGTCCGGACTGTGAGAATGAGCAGGTTGTGTTTGAGAGGGCCTCCACATACGTGAAGTGTCTCGTTTGCGGGAGAACTCTCCTTGAGCCGACCGGAGGAAAGGCGAGGCTGAAGGCAGAGGTGCTTCAGGCATTTGTCTGAACCTGTTCTTTCTTTAATTTCTTCCATTGAAAAGGTTGAAAATCAGGCCGGACGCATCATTTCGGAGAGAGTTGAGCAGTTTCTCGATCTTAACCGAAAGGGTAATGAAGAGTGGT is a window of Geoglobus acetivorans DNA encoding:
- a CDS encoding 30S ribosomal protein S27e, translated to MNRFLKVKCPDCENEQVVFERASTYVKCLVCGRTLLEPTGGKARLKAEVLQAFV